From a region of the Mucilaginibacter auburnensis genome:
- a CDS encoding DUF4905 domain-containing protein, which translates to MTQLLPSISKAFNGQIWRIEIDESTGIIYLELRKTEDKSVSFSSLDLNTGDTLFENISTPERWLVGIEAAYDGVLLLHGYQSQNSPVHKGIIAIAKDGSELWSNYAIAFDHLSLDGPVTYAPQFQPRKLYLTDVNTGANLRLYDAAKDKQYLNNIIFPEQKTVGSLNFKLPVASYNHVLDYVAFNKYIIVSLHTLLDGMFNQHLYVWKEDELVYEDLLNNNIQKMQPEAFILFNNRVIYLKNKTELKVLYL; encoded by the coding sequence ATGACGCAGCTTTTACCATCCATCAGTAAAGCATTTAATGGCCAGATATGGCGAATAGAAATAGATGAATCTACAGGTATAATTTATCTCGAGTTGCGCAAAACCGAAGATAAGTCGGTATCATTTTCTTCCCTTGATCTTAACACCGGAGATACGTTGTTTGAGAATATCAGTACTCCGGAGCGTTGGCTTGTGGGTATTGAAGCTGCCTATGATGGCGTGTTATTATTGCATGGGTATCAGTCGCAAAACTCTCCTGTTCATAAAGGAATTATTGCAATTGCTAAGGATGGTTCAGAATTATGGAGTAATTACGCTATTGCTTTTGATCATTTAAGTTTAGATGGCCCTGTAACTTACGCTCCGCAGTTCCAGCCCCGAAAACTTTATTTAACTGATGTTAACACAGGTGCTAACCTGCGATTATATGATGCTGCAAAAGACAAGCAATACCTCAATAACATCATATTCCCGGAGCAGAAAACAGTAGGCAGTTTAAACTTTAAGCTACCGGTTGCGTCATATAATCACGTTTTGGATTATGTTGCCTTCAATAAATACATAATTGTATCTTTGCACACGCTTTTGGATGGGATGTTTAACCAGCATTTGTATGTGTGGAAGGAAGACGAATTAGTGTACGAAGATTTGTTAAATAACAACATACAAAAAATGCAGCCCGAGGCGTTTATTTTGTTTAATAACCGGGTGATCTATTTAAAAAACAAGACTGA
- a CDS encoding Dps family protein, whose amino-acid sequence MDAKEISLTEKAVKPVVDHLNDLLANYHIHYQKLRGCHWNVKGNNFFTLHIKFEELYTQAQLTIDELAERVLTLGKPPVSTFAEYIEISQIKEVNTIGMKDTDMVKAIIEDMAKLIELERDIMEITEKAGDDGTNDMVNKFMQFKEKNTWMLRSFVNED is encoded by the coding sequence ATGGACGCTAAAGAAATCAGCCTTACCGAAAAAGCAGTAAAACCCGTTGTTGATCATTTAAATGATCTGTTGGCAAATTATCATATTCACTACCAAAAATTAAGAGGTTGCCACTGGAACGTAAAAGGGAACAACTTTTTTACGCTGCACATTAAGTTTGAAGAACTATATACACAAGCTCAGTTAACTATTGATGAACTGGCGGAGCGCGTGTTGACGCTTGGGAAACCTCCTGTGAGTACTTTTGCAGAATACATTGAGATATCTCAAATTAAAGAAGTTAATACCATCGGCATGAAAGATACCGATATGGTGAAAGCTATTATTGAAGATATGGCCAAGCTAATTGAGCTGGAACGTGATATAATGGAAATTACCGAAAAGGCAGGCGATGACGGCACCAATGACATGGTGAACAAGTTTATGCAGTTTAAAGAAAAAAACACCTGGATGCTGCGTTCATTTGTTAATGAGGACTAA
- the dnaB gene encoding replicative DNA helicase, producing the protein MIFENENSNFKASANDRRSRISNPSPYAGMGKLPPQATDLEEAVLGALMLEKDALSSVIDILKPEVFYRDNHQKIFQAIRTLFEKTSPVDILTVTSQLRSQGELEMIGGAYYITELTNRVASAANIEYHSRIIIQKYIQRELIRISTEIINTAYEDTTDVLDLLDKAEKNLFDIAQNNLRRDSRKMDDILNEALKEIEALKDKKDGLTGVASGFTELDRMTSGWQKSDLVIIAARPAMGKTAFVLSCARNAAVDFAKPVVVFSLEMSSIQLVNRLVSGETEIEQEKIRKGTLEEWEWQQIHSKVGRLEQAPIIIDDTPALNIFEFRAKCRRLKSQHDIQLIIIDYLQLMHGKSDGKGGNREQEIGSISRALKSVAKELNVPVIALSQLSRAVENRPGGSKRPMLSDLRESGSIEQDADMVLFLYRPEYYGLEVDEDNNPTQGVGEVIIAKHRNGETGRVRLKFVGKYVKFQDLDQSMDSFEQNNPFAGLNPSDSFEKPNNFIIRPSRMDDLEDEPPF; encoded by the coding sequence ATGATTTTTGAGAACGAAAATTCCAATTTTAAAGCCAGTGCCAACGACAGAAGGAGCAGGATATCCAACCCTTCGCCTTATGCCGGAATGGGTAAATTGCCCCCTCAGGCTACTGATTTAGAGGAGGCTGTATTAGGAGCTTTAATGTTGGAAAAAGACGCGTTATCGTCTGTTATTGATATTTTAAAACCCGAAGTTTTTTATCGCGATAATCACCAAAAAATATTTCAGGCCATACGTACCTTGTTTGAAAAAACATCGCCTGTTGATATTCTTACTGTAACCTCCCAACTACGCTCACAAGGCGAGTTGGAGATGATTGGGGGCGCTTATTACATTACGGAGTTAACCAATCGTGTAGCATCTGCTGCTAACATTGAGTATCACTCGCGTATCATTATTCAAAAGTATATACAGCGTGAGCTGATCAGGATCTCAACCGAGATCATCAATACAGCTTACGAAGATACTACCGATGTACTTGACCTGTTAGATAAAGCCGAGAAAAATCTATTTGACATTGCTCAGAATAACCTCCGCCGCGACTCGCGTAAAATGGATGATATTTTGAACGAGGCGTTAAAGGAAATTGAGGCGCTTAAAGATAAAAAGGACGGACTTACAGGTGTGGCATCGGGCTTTACTGAACTGGATAGAATGACCTCAGGCTGGCAAAAGTCTGACCTGGTTATTATAGCTGCCCGCCCTGCAATGGGTAAAACAGCATTCGTATTGAGTTGTGCACGCAACGCCGCCGTTGATTTTGCCAAACCAGTGGTAGTTTTCTCGTTAGAGATGTCGTCTATCCAATTAGTTAATCGTTTGGTTTCGGGCGAGACAGAAATAGAACAGGAAAAGATCAGAAAAGGCACTTTGGAAGAGTGGGAGTGGCAGCAGATCCACTCAAAAGTTGGCAGATTAGAGCAAGCGCCTATAATTATTGATGATACCCCGGCTTTGAATATTTTTGAGTTCAGGGCTAAATGCCGCCGTTTAAAATCACAGCATGATATCCAACTCATCATCATTGACTACTTACAGCTGATGCATGGTAAGAGTGATGGCAAGGGCGGTAACCGCGAGCAGGAGATAGGTAGTATTTCCCGCGCGCTTAAATCGGTAGCTAAGGAGTTAAACGTGCCGGTAATTGCACTTTCGCAGTTGAGCCGTGCGGTTGAGAATCGTCCTGGTGGCTCTAAGCGTCCAATGTTATCAGATTTACGTGAGTCGGGCTCAATTGAGCAGGATGCGGATATGGTATTGTTCCTTTACCGCCCTGAGTACTACGGACTGGAAGTAGATGAAGATAATAACCCAACGCAAGGCGTTGGTGAGGTAATAATAGCAAAGCACCGTAACGGCGAAACAGGCCGGGTACGCCTGAAGTTTGTGGGTAAATATGTTAAGTTTCAGGATCTGGATCAAAGTATGGATAGCTTTGAGCAGAATAATCCGTTTGCAGGCTTGAATCCATCTGATAGCTTTGAAAAGCCTAATAATTTTATCATTCGCCCATCTCGTATGGATGATCTGGAAGATGAACCACCTTTTTAA
- a CDS encoding DUF1800 domain-containing protein, with protein MYSVLIFLIGIFTLASAFTIFHQNDGKVAFPYKKAGLTERQAAAHLLSRFTYGATPGQIDEVVKTGIEKWFMQQLDGSLPDDSLNGLLNKYDALKLSNKDIVAQYPKNAVLLRMAVKDGVLNKDSVKTDRKEYRDALDNYRKLHGLSTEQELLRQLFSQKVLCAAYSKNQLHEVLTDFWFNHFNVSLTKNQSAQFIVSYERDAIRPNVTGNFSDLLLATAKSPAMLYYLDNFSSVGSNDQTDKKLMRNVAMQKPAKQNAGLNENYAREVMELHTLGVDGGYTQQDVTEAARILTGWTVYPMGAYGNGGAVEKLVERIGEDKLPQRGFVHEGDFLFTPNRHDNGEKTVLGKHFPANGGYNDGLKLLQMLAHHPSTAKFITKKLAVRFVSDNPPPSLLAKMEKTFNRSNGNIREVLITMVSAPEFWSSASLREKTKSPFELAISSVRALNAEIDQPYQLYNWANKMGQRIYAYQAPTGFPDKAQYWINSSALLTRMNFGLALASGRIPGLKIDLAALNYNREPESAEAALSVYSKIIMPERDLSATIKQLTPMLSQTDLAQKVAAAAAKATPADSVNNSMIPGDDNSKKHKTGQVSTLKNNPMLAQVVGIIIGSPEFQRR; from the coding sequence GCTTTCACAATTTTTCACCAAAACGATGGTAAGGTAGCCTTCCCTTACAAAAAAGCCGGATTAACCGAAAGGCAGGCCGCTGCACATTTGCTAAGCAGGTTTACCTATGGCGCCACGCCAGGCCAGATAGATGAGGTAGTAAAAACCGGAATAGAGAAATGGTTCATGCAGCAGTTGGATGGCAGCTTGCCTGATGATTCGCTTAACGGTTTGCTAAATAAATATGATGCTTTAAAACTTTCTAATAAAGATATCGTAGCCCAATATCCAAAAAATGCTGTTTTGTTACGCATGGCAGTGAAAGACGGCGTTTTGAACAAAGACTCGGTAAAAACTGATCGTAAAGAATACAGGGATGCCTTAGATAACTATCGTAAGCTACATGGCTTATCAACTGAACAGGAGCTGCTAAGGCAGCTTTTTAGTCAAAAAGTGCTGTGTGCGGCTTACAGTAAAAATCAGTTGCATGAAGTATTAACTGATTTTTGGTTCAATCACTTTAATGTTTCGCTAACAAAAAATCAAAGTGCACAATTCATAGTCAGTTATGAGCGTGATGCCATTCGGCCCAATGTAACAGGTAATTTTTCTGACTTGCTTTTAGCTACAGCTAAATCTCCGGCTATGCTGTATTACCTGGATAATTTTAGCAGTGTTGGCAGTAATGATCAGACTGATAAAAAACTGATGCGCAATGTTGCTATGCAAAAACCGGCAAAGCAAAATGCCGGACTTAACGAGAATTATGCTCGTGAAGTTATGGAGTTACATACCCTTGGCGTAGATGGCGGCTATACCCAGCAAGATGTTACAGAGGCTGCAAGAATTTTAACCGGATGGACCGTTTATCCCATGGGAGCTTATGGTAATGGCGGCGCAGTTGAAAAATTGGTGGAACGTATCGGCGAAGATAAACTGCCGCAACGAGGTTTTGTACACGAAGGCGATTTCTTGTTTACGCCTAACAGGCATGATAATGGTGAGAAAACTGTTTTAGGAAAACATTTTCCGGCTAATGGCGGCTACAACGATGGTTTAAAGCTGTTGCAGATGCTGGCTCACCATCCGTCAACTGCAAAATTTATTACAAAAAAACTGGCTGTGAGGTTTGTAAGCGATAATCCTCCCCCAAGTTTATTGGCCAAAATGGAAAAAACGTTTAATCGGAGCAATGGCAATATACGGGAGGTATTGATCACGATGGTTTCTGCTCCAGAGTTTTGGAGCAGTGCTTCGCTCAGGGAAAAAACAAAATCGCCGTTTGAGTTGGCTATCAGTTCGGTTAGGGCATTGAATGCAGAAATAGATCAACCTTATCAATTATATAATTGGGCCAACAAAATGGGACAGCGCATTTACGCTTATCAGGCACCAACGGGTTTCCCAGATAAAGCGCAATATTGGATAAATAGTAGCGCTTTACTTACCCGGATGAATTTTGGTTTGGCTTTGGCTTCCGGTCGTATTCCGGGTTTAAAAATTGATCTGGCAGCATTAAATTATAATCGGGAGCCCGAAAGTGCGGAAGCTGCATTATCTGTTTACAGCAAAATAATTATGCCGGAGCGCGACCTGAGTGCTACTATTAAACAGTTAACACCCATGTTAAGTCAAACTGATCTGGCACAAAAGGTGGCGGCAGCAGCGGCTAAAGCAACGCCGGCAGACAGCGTAAATAATTCAATGATACCTGGTGATGATAATAGTAAAAAGCATAAAACAGGCCAGGTAAGTACGCTGAAAAACAACCCCATGCTGGCACAGGTTGTTGGGATTATTATTGGTTCACCTGAGTTTCAAAGGAGGTAA
- a CDS encoding DUF1501 domain-containing protein: MVSRRGFIKSGGLALLGVGLMGGIPGFLAEAVASEKSRQLYSKRKVMVCIFQRGAMDGLMAVTPFTDNYLKEARPTLFMSAAKGGNVDPLIDLDGHFGLHPSMAPFAQLYKQKQLAIVHGIGSPNNTRSHFDAQDYIESGTPFNKGTSSGWLNRAVGLLGHDSTPFQAVSLTSSLPRSFYGDNPALAVSNLQDFAIQMRGNPGGANTAAKSFEDLYQQTTSSLLKNTGKESFDAIKMLQKTDIKNYKPANNVIYPNTALGNSLKQIAQLIKMDVGLEVAFTESNGWDTHFNQGTDKGLFARNVADLSACIAAFWNDMELYQDDVTVMTMTEFGRTVKQNGTGGTDHGRASCNFILGNDVNGGMVHGNVKPLAIENLEDGRDLAVTTDFRAVFSEVADKHLKLKNDRILFPDWKGNQIGVMRG, from the coding sequence ATGGTATCAAGAAGAGGTTTTATTAAATCAGGAGGTCTTGCTTTGTTAGGCGTGGGCCTGATGGGGGGTATACCCGGCTTTCTGGCAGAAGCGGTGGCGAGCGAAAAATCGCGTCAGCTATATTCAAAAAGAAAGGTGATGGTATGCATATTTCAGCGCGGCGCAATGGATGGGCTGATGGCAGTTACACCTTTTACTGATAATTATCTGAAAGAAGCTCGGCCAACTTTATTTATGTCGGCAGCTAAAGGAGGAAACGTTGATCCGCTTATTGATCTTGACGGGCATTTTGGTTTGCACCCATCAATGGCACCTTTTGCCCAATTGTATAAACAAAAGCAGTTAGCAATAGTACATGGCATCGGTTCGCCAAATAATACACGTTCACACTTTGATGCGCAGGATTATATTGAGTCGGGAACACCATTTAACAAGGGTACATCAAGCGGTTGGCTCAATAGGGCGGTAGGTTTGCTCGGGCATGATTCGACACCGTTTCAGGCAGTAAGCCTAACATCCTCCCTGCCGCGTTCATTTTACGGCGATAATCCGGCTCTGGCAGTAAGTAATTTGCAGGACTTTGCCATACAGATGCGTGGTAATCCCGGTGGTGCAAACACAGCAGCTAAAAGCTTTGAGGATCTGTATCAGCAAACAACATCATCATTGCTCAAAAATACCGGCAAGGAAAGTTTTGATGCTATAAAGATGTTGCAGAAAACAGATATTAAAAACTACAAACCCGCAAATAATGTAATTTACCCTAATACCGCGTTGGGTAATTCGTTAAAGCAAATAGCCCAGCTCATTAAAATGGATGTTGGCTTGGAGGTAGCTTTTACAGAATCGAACGGTTGGGATACCCACTTTAACCAGGGAACTGATAAAGGCCTGTTCGCACGCAATGTTGCAGACCTGAGCGCGTGTATCGCTGCATTTTGGAATGATATGGAGCTGTATCAGGATGATGTTACGGTAATGACCATGACAGAGTTTGGCCGAACAGTTAAGCAAAACGGTACCGGCGGTACAGATCATGGCCGCGCATCATGCAATTTTATTTTAGGGAATGATGTAAATGGCGGCATGGTGCATGGCAATGTTAAGCCATTAGCTATAGAAAACCTGGAAGACGGCCGCGACCTGGCTGTTACCACAGATTTTAGAGCGGTATTTAGCGAAGTGGCAGATAAGCACCTTAAACTAAAAAACGACCGTATACTGTTCCCTGATTGGAAAGGGAATCAAATAGGTGTGATGCGCGGGTAG
- the rlmB gene encoding 23S rRNA (guanosine(2251)-2'-O)-methyltransferase RlmB translates to MFNNRESRESNQMIFGIRAVIEAIRSGKEIESLYLQRGISGGLISELKELLDQYNITAQMVPVEKLNRLTQKNHQGAVAFISPIIYQRIEDIIPQIFEKGETPLILILDSITDVRNMGAIARTAECSGVHAIVIPAKGSAQINPDAIKTSAGALYKIPVCRHNDFMQTVKFIQESGLQLVCCTEKTKEYIYKPDYTVPTAIVMGSEEDGVRNEIIRIADHLAKIPMHGEIESLNVSVATGIILYEAIRQRLD, encoded by the coding sequence ATGTTTAACAACAGGGAGAGCAGAGAAAGCAATCAAATGATTTTTGGTATACGTGCGGTGATAGAAGCCATACGTTCGGGCAAGGAAATTGAGTCACTTTATCTGCAACGTGGTATTAGCGGCGGTTTAATATCAGAATTAAAAGAACTGTTGGACCAGTACAACATCACCGCTCAAATGGTGCCTGTTGAAAAGCTTAATCGCCTTACTCAGAAAAACCACCAGGGCGCGGTTGCGTTTATTTCACCTATTATTTACCAGCGGATAGAAGACATTATACCGCAGATATTTGAAAAGGGCGAAACTCCGCTTATACTAATTTTAGATTCGATTACCGATGTGCGCAACATGGGCGCTATTGCCCGTACAGCCGAGTGCAGCGGCGTACACGCCATAGTGATACCTGCAAAAGGCTCGGCACAGATCAACCCCGACGCTATTAAAACCTCTGCGGGAGCGTTATATAAAATACCAGTTTGCCGCCATAATGATTTTATGCAAACCGTTAAGTTTATACAGGAATCGGGCCTGCAATTGGTTTGCTGCACCGAAAAAACCAAAGAATATATTTACAAACCTGATTACACCGTGCCTACTGCTATAGTGATGGGATCAGAAGAAGACGGCGTACGCAATGAAATCATCCGCATAGCCGACCATCTTGCTAAAATACCCATGCACGGCGAAATTGAGTCATTAAACGTTTCTGTAGCAACAGGCATCATACTTTATGAGGCAATAAGGCAGCGGTTAGATTAA